The following coding sequences are from one Achromobacter sp. B7 window:
- a CDS encoding NAD(P)/FAD-dependent oxidoreductase: protein MMPNSTSTRSERIVIVGGGAGGLELAAKLGRVHGRQHITLVDSRPFHIWKPSLHEAAAGTLDIHQEGLSYLMLAHMNGFSFAQGRLVSIDRERRQIVVDAVNDTQGLEVLPRRELGYDTLVLALGSTSNFFNTPGAAEHAVTLDTTENAEQFRLTMLKAMALVDQAKVHNPSARLDLVIVGGGATGVELAVELTEASHVVSAYGLPNFRAERDLAITLVEGAPRILSALPEKISEAATHRLTELGIGVETACRVSEVTGHSVKTADGREFPAQLCMWAAGIKGPALLADLGLPLNKLGQVEVNERLETPDPNILALGDCCSAPWRDGRSVPARAQAAHQEADYLAKKLTARLRHKAEPTEPYVYQDHGSLVSLGQDAGVGSLMGKLAGRGLFVSGTLARLMYMSLHLMHHKAVLGISRTASLALARLLMRRTRPRVKLH from the coding sequence ATGATGCCTAATTCGACGTCAACACGCTCTGAACGCATCGTCATCGTCGGCGGCGGTGCGGGTGGCCTTGAACTGGCCGCCAAACTTGGCCGGGTCCACGGCCGCCAGCACATCACGCTGGTCGACAGCCGGCCCTTCCACATCTGGAAGCCGTCGCTGCATGAAGCGGCCGCCGGCACCCTGGATATACACCAGGAAGGCCTGTCCTACCTGATGCTGGCCCACATGAACGGCTTTTCGTTCGCGCAGGGCCGCCTGGTCAGCATAGACCGCGAGCGCCGCCAGATCGTGGTGGACGCCGTCAACGATACGCAGGGCCTGGAAGTGCTGCCGCGCCGCGAACTCGGGTACGACACCCTGGTGCTGGCCCTGGGCAGCACGTCCAACTTTTTCAACACGCCCGGCGCGGCCGAACACGCCGTCACGCTGGACACCACCGAAAACGCCGAACAGTTCCGCCTGACCATGCTCAAGGCCATGGCGCTGGTGGACCAGGCCAAGGTGCACAACCCGTCCGCCCGGCTGGACCTGGTGATTGTGGGCGGCGGCGCCACCGGCGTGGAATTGGCCGTGGAACTGACGGAAGCCAGCCACGTCGTCAGCGCCTACGGCCTGCCTAACTTCCGCGCCGAACGCGACCTGGCCATTACCTTGGTGGAAGGCGCGCCACGCATTCTGTCGGCGCTGCCGGAAAAGATTTCAGAGGCCGCCACCCACCGCCTGACCGAACTGGGCATCGGCGTTGAAACCGCCTGCCGCGTGTCGGAAGTGACCGGCCACAGCGTCAAGACGGCCGATGGCCGCGAATTCCCCGCGCAGTTGTGCATGTGGGCCGCCGGCATCAAAGGCCCGGCCTTGCTGGCCGACCTGGGCTTGCCGCTGAACAAGCTGGGGCAGGTGGAAGTGAACGAACGGCTGGAAACGCCGGACCCGAACATCCTGGCCCTGGGCGATTGCTGCTCGGCGCCTTGGCGCGACGGCCGCAGCGTGCCGGCCCGCGCGCAAGCCGCGCACCAGGAAGCCGACTACCTGGCCAAGAAACTGACGGCCCGCCTGCGCCACAAAGCCGAACCCACCGAACCCTACGTCTACCAGGACCACGGCTCGCTGGTGTCGCTGGGGCAGGACGCCGGCGTGGGCAGCCTGATGGGCAAGCTTGCCGGACGGGGACTGTTCGTAAGCGGTACACTGGCGCGCTTGATGTACATGAGCCTGCACCTGATGCACCACAAAGCGGTATTGGGCATTTCGCGCACGGCCTCCCTTGCCCTGGCTCGCCTGCTGATGCGGCGCACGCGCCCCCGGGTCAAACTGCACTGA
- the pyrF gene encoding orotidine-5'-phosphate decarboxylase, producing MNFLQKLEHAWTSSNSLLQVGLDPDPQRFPRELQDKPDAIFQFCRDIVDATAPYACSFKPQIAYFAAHRAEDQLEALCQHIRDKHPDLPIVLDAKRGDIGSTAENYAREAYERYQAHALTVSPYMGLDSVEPYLAWRDRGVIVLCRTSNPGGSDLQFLKMDNGEPLYLHVAGLVADKWNANGQCGLVVGATFPNELAAVRQRIGDALPLLVPGIGAQGGDITATVNAGANAARSGMMINSSRAIIYASGGDDWREAAGQAAKGLRDAINAVR from the coding sequence ATGAATTTCCTGCAAAAACTCGAACACGCCTGGACCTCCAGCAACTCGCTTCTGCAAGTGGGCCTGGACCCCGACCCCCAACGCTTTCCGCGCGAATTGCAGGACAAGCCGGATGCCATCTTCCAGTTCTGCCGCGACATCGTCGATGCCACCGCGCCGTACGCTTGCAGCTTCAAGCCGCAGATTGCGTACTTTGCCGCGCACCGCGCCGAAGACCAATTGGAAGCGCTGTGCCAGCACATCCGCGACAAGCATCCCGACCTGCCGATCGTGCTGGACGCCAAGCGTGGCGACATCGGTTCCACCGCCGAGAACTATGCGCGTGAGGCGTACGAACGCTACCAGGCGCACGCGCTGACGGTCAGCCCGTACATGGGGCTGGATTCCGTCGAGCCCTACCTGGCGTGGCGCGACCGTGGCGTGATCGTGTTGTGCCGCACGTCCAACCCGGGCGGTTCGGACCTGCAATTCTTGAAGATGGATAACGGCGAACCGCTGTACCTGCACGTTGCCGGTCTGGTTGCCGACAAGTGGAACGCCAACGGCCAGTGCGGCCTGGTGGTGGGCGCCACGTTCCCGAACGAATTGGCGGCGGTGCGTCAGCGCATTGGCGACGCCCTGCCCCTGCTGGTGCCGGGCATCGGTGCGCAAGGCGGCGACATTACCGCCACGGTGAACGCCGGCGCCAACGCGGCGCGCAGCGGCATGATGATCAACTCATCGCGCGCCATCATCTACGCCAGCGGCGGCGACGACTGGCGCGAAGCCGCCGGCCAAGCTGCGAAGGGCTTGCGGGATGCGATCAACGCAGTGCGTTGA
- a CDS encoding CinA family protein codes for MRRHGWMLGTAESCTGGLLAGAMTSVAGSSDWFERGFVTYSNDAKVTELDVSPDALHHFGAVSEPVALEMANGVLLVAPAAHVAVSTTGIAGPGGATPGKPVGMVSFGFAMRVGDGITSRAATHVFPGDRTQVRQAAVEFALRGLLEFVGADQEINALR; via the coding sequence ATGCGGCGCCATGGCTGGATGCTGGGCACGGCGGAATCGTGCACCGGTGGGCTGTTGGCAGGCGCGATGACGTCGGTGGCGGGTTCCAGCGATTGGTTCGAACGCGGCTTCGTCACCTACAGCAACGATGCCAAAGTGACCGAGCTGGACGTCTCGCCCGACGCGCTGCATCACTTTGGCGCGGTCAGCGAACCCGTGGCGCTTGAGATGGCCAACGGCGTGTTGTTGGTTGCGCCCGCCGCGCACGTGGCCGTGTCCACGACAGGCATTGCGGGGCCGGGGGGCGCCACGCCGGGCAAGCCGGTGGGCATGGTGTCGTTTGGGTTTGCGATGCGGGTGGGCGACGGCATCACCAGCCGCGCCGCCACCCACGTGTTTCCTGGCGACCGTACGCAAGTGCGTCAGGCCGCCGTGGAGTTTGCGTTACGCGGCTTGCTGGAATTCGTGGGGGCTGATCAGGAAATCAACGCACTGCGTTGA
- a CDS encoding phosphatidylglycerophosphatase A produces MRERSRAAYPTLGWVCRDPGRLIAFGLGSGLIRPASGTWGTLLAWGIWVAAAPAASDLAIGVFLALAFLYGCWACHRVGRELGQADHVGMVWDEMVAFWLVLWLTPAGWLSQLLAFALFRTFDIVKPPPIKFFDAHIKGGFGVMWDDIVAAGYALLVMVLVARTGVLG; encoded by the coding sequence ATGCGCGAACGCTCGCGGGCTGCGTATCCCACGCTTGGGTGGGTGTGCCGTGACCCTGGCCGCCTGATCGCCTTTGGCCTGGGCAGCGGCCTGATCCGGCCGGCCTCGGGCACGTGGGGCACGCTACTTGCTTGGGGCATCTGGGTTGCCGCCGCGCCCGCGGCATCCGACCTGGCGATTGGCGTGTTCCTGGCGTTGGCCTTTCTGTATGGCTGCTGGGCCTGCCATCGCGTAGGCCGTGAACTTGGGCAGGCCGATCATGTCGGAATGGTCTGGGACGAGATGGTGGCGTTTTGGCTGGTGCTGTGGCTGACGCCGGCGGGTTGGTTGTCGCAGTTGTTGGCGTTTGCGTTGTTTCGCACGTTCGACATCGTCAAGCCGCCGCCCATCAAGTTCTTCGACGCCCATATCAAGGGTGGCTTTGGCGTCATGTGGGACGATATCGTCGCGGCGGGCTATGCCCTGTTGGTCATGGTGCTGGTCGCGCGCACAGGAGTCTTGGGATGA
- the thiL gene encoding thiamine-phosphate kinase, which translates to MASEFDLIARYFTRTAPAGLLGVGDDCALFPVPPGEQVATSTDLLLEGRHFFSNVDPRALGHKALAVNLSDLAAMGARPIGCVLGLALPRLDEPWLAAFADGFHALADAHGCPLIGGDTTRSAHDLAISVTVFGAVPAGQALRRDGAQAGDDIWVSGELGAADVAYRLLDGQYPANDALLAATRPALEWPQPQVPLGLALRGIAHAAIDLSDGLLQDLGHILAASRLGANLEYARMPVAAALAALDDAPRRRAVLGGGDVYQLCFTAPAARREAVQQAADQAQARVTRVGHTLAQPGLRVLDAQGQPLADLPAGFDHFPAA; encoded by the coding sequence GTGGCGTCCGAATTTGACTTGATCGCGCGCTATTTCACCCGCACCGCGCCTGCGGGTTTGTTGGGCGTGGGCGATGACTGCGCGTTGTTTCCCGTGCCGCCCGGCGAGCAGGTCGCCACCAGCACCGACCTGCTGCTGGAAGGCCGGCATTTCTTTTCCAACGTGGACCCGCGCGCCCTGGGCCACAAGGCGCTGGCCGTGAACCTGTCCGACCTGGCCGCCATGGGCGCGCGCCCGATCGGCTGCGTGCTGGGCCTGGCCTTGCCGCGCCTGGACGAACCCTGGCTGGCTGCCTTCGCGGATGGCTTCCATGCACTGGCCGATGCCCACGGCTGCCCGCTCATCGGTGGCGACACCACCCGCAGCGCGCACGATCTGGCCATCAGCGTGACGGTGTTCGGTGCGGTGCCCGCCGGGCAGGCATTGCGGCGTGACGGCGCGCAGGCGGGCGACGATATCTGGGTGTCGGGCGAACTGGGCGCGGCGGATGTGGCCTACCGATTGCTGGACGGCCAGTATCCCGCCAACGACGCCTTGCTGGCCGCAACCCGCCCCGCGCTGGAATGGCCGCAACCGCAGGTCCCGCTGGGCTTGGCACTGCGCGGCATTGCCCACGCGGCCATCGATCTGTCGGACGGCTTGCTGCAAGACCTGGGGCACATCCTGGCCGCCAGCCGCCTTGGCGCCAACCTGGAATACGCCCGCATGCCGGTGGCTGCCGCCTTGGCGGCGCTGGACGATGCGCCGCGTCGCCGCGCCGTATTGGGCGGGGGCGACGTCTATCAGCTGTGCTTTACCGCGCCCGCCGCGCGGCGCGAGGCCGTGCAACAGGCCGCCGATCAGGCGCAAGCGCGGGTGACGCGCGTTGGCCACACACTGGCCCAACCCGGGCTGCGCGTGTTGGATGCGCAAGGTCAGCCGCTGGCCGACCTGCCCGCCGGCTTCGATCATTTTCCGGCGGCTTGA
- the nusB gene encoding transcription antitermination factor NusB — MTTKKTTTSADSAAQARANARSARRRAREFALQGVYAWLLRGGEGTQDAGEIDAHLRDTEDFSEADAQWFKTLLHGVLREAPALRERFTPYVDRPLAELSPVEHGILLIGSFELIHHVEVPYKVAINEAVELAKSFGGTDGFKFVNGVLDKLAADVRANEVQAAAQQRR; from the coding sequence TTGACGACGAAGAAGACGACGACCAGCGCTGATAGCGCGGCGCAAGCCCGCGCCAACGCGCGCAGCGCACGCCGCCGTGCACGCGAATTCGCGCTGCAAGGCGTTTACGCGTGGCTGCTGCGCGGCGGCGAAGGCACGCAGGACGCCGGCGAGATCGACGCCCATCTGCGCGACACCGAGGATTTTTCCGAGGCCGACGCGCAATGGTTCAAGACCTTGCTGCATGGTGTCCTGCGCGAAGCCCCGGCGCTGCGCGAGCGTTTCACGCCCTATGTCGACCGCCCGCTGGCCGAGTTGTCGCCCGTTGAGCATGGCATCCTGTTGATCGGCAGCTTCGAACTGATTCATCATGTCGAAGTGCCGTACAAGGTTGCCATCAACGAAGCCGTTGAACTGGCAAAGTCGTTCGGCGGTACCGACGGCTTCAAGTTCGTCAACGGCGTGCTCGACAAACTGGCTGCCGACGTGCGCGCCAACGAGGTCCAGGCGGCGGCGCAGCAGCGACGCTGA
- the ribH gene encoding 6,7-dimethyl-8-ribityllumazine synthase — MNPYILTPDLNGEGLHIGIVRARFNEEIGQAELEACLKELAELGVDERDVMVTTVPGALELGVALSHMAETFEFDALIALGAVIRGETYHFEVVSNETATAITRISLETGIPVANGVLTVDTDEQAQARAAGKGRDCAQVAVEMANLVAALEPEEEDEDEDDEDEDFDDEEDDDQR; from the coding sequence ATGAACCCTTACATCCTTACCCCCGACCTGAACGGCGAAGGGCTGCACATCGGCATCGTTCGCGCTCGCTTCAACGAAGAAATCGGTCAGGCCGAACTCGAAGCGTGCCTGAAGGAATTGGCCGAGCTGGGCGTGGACGAACGCGACGTGATGGTCACCACCGTCCCGGGCGCCCTGGAACTGGGCGTGGCCCTGTCCCACATGGCCGAAACGTTTGAATTCGACGCTTTGATCGCGCTTGGCGCCGTCATCCGTGGCGAGACCTATCACTTTGAAGTGGTCAGCAATGAAACGGCCACTGCAATCACCCGTATCTCCCTGGAAACCGGCATCCCCGTCGCAAACGGCGTCTTGACCGTCGACACCGACGAGCAGGCGCAAGCCCGCGCCGCCGGCAAGGGCCGCGATTGCGCCCAGGTGGCCGTTGAAATGGCCAACCTGGTGGCGGCGCTGGAACCCGAGGAAGAAGACGAAGACGAAGACGACGAGGACGAAGATTTTGACGACGAAGAAGACGACGACCAGCGCTGA
- the ribBA gene encoding bifunctional 3,4-dihydroxy-2-butanone-4-phosphate synthase/GTP cyclohydrolase II produces MSVQLSSLPGSEPESFGIASVAEIIAELRAGRIVILVDEEDRENEGDLVMAAEFVTPEAINFMVTHGRGLVCLTLTEERCRQLELPMMAARNGTRYGTNFTQSIEAAEGVETGISAADRARTIQVAVARDAKPSDLVQPGHIFPVRAVPGGVLVRAGHTEAGCDLTAMAGLTPAAVICEILKPDGTMARLPDLVEFARQHNLKIGTIADLIQYRSEHESIVKRVGKRPMQTAWGTFEAVAYEDAATGSAHLALVHGNVSPDVETLVRVHEPASVLDVLDTGASPHSWGVAKALEAIAAAPAGVLVLMNCQSSTEHLFGQIAGWSDPKAQADAAASTDRFGLRTYGIGAQILRDLNVGQMRLLARPRKMPSMAGFSLTITGYDCDPQNTPATLKADT; encoded by the coding sequence ATGTCCGTCCAGTTGTCCTCTTTGCCCGGCTCCGAGCCGGAATCCTTCGGTATCGCTTCGGTTGCCGAGATCATCGCCGAGCTTCGCGCCGGCCGCATCGTCATCCTGGTTGACGAAGAAGACCGTGAAAACGAGGGCGACCTTGTCATGGCCGCCGAATTCGTCACGCCCGAAGCCATCAACTTCATGGTGACCCACGGCCGCGGCCTGGTCTGCCTGACCCTGACCGAAGAACGCTGCCGCCAGCTGGAGCTGCCCATGATGGCGGCCCGCAACGGCACGCGCTACGGCACCAACTTCACGCAGTCCATCGAAGCCGCCGAAGGCGTTGAAACCGGTATTTCGGCCGCCGACCGCGCCCGCACCATCCAGGTGGCGGTGGCGCGCGATGCCAAGCCGTCCGACCTGGTCCAGCCCGGCCACATCTTCCCGGTGCGCGCGGTGCCCGGCGGCGTGCTGGTACGCGCCGGCCACACCGAAGCCGGTTGCGACCTGACTGCCATGGCCGGCCTGACGCCCGCCGCCGTCATCTGCGAAATCTTGAAGCCCGACGGCACCATGGCCCGCTTGCCGGACCTGGTGGAATTTGCCCGCCAGCACAACCTGAAGATCGGCACCATCGCCGACCTGATCCAGTACCGCAGCGAACACGAATCCATCGTCAAGCGCGTGGGCAAGCGGCCCATGCAGACGGCCTGGGGCACCTTCGAGGCCGTGGCCTACGAAGACGCCGCCACCGGCTCCGCCCACTTGGCGCTGGTGCATGGTAACGTTTCTCCCGACGTCGAAACGCTGGTGCGCGTGCATGAACCGGCTTCCGTGCTGGACGTGCTGGACACCGGCGCCAGCCCGCATAGCTGGGGCGTGGCGAAGGCCCTGGAAGCCATTGCCGCCGCGCCGGCCGGCGTGCTGGTGCTGATGAACTGCCAGTCGTCCACCGAACACCTGTTTGGCCAGATTGCCGGCTGGAGCGACCCCAAGGCCCAGGCCGACGCCGCCGCCAGCACCGACCGCTTCGGCTTGCGCACTTATGGCATCGGCGCGCAGATCCTGCGTGACCTGAATGTGGGCCAGATGAGGCTCCTGGCCCGGCCCCGCAAGATGCCCAGCATGGCGGGCTTTTCCCTGACCATTACGGGTTACGATTGCGACCCGCAGAATACTCCCGCAACACTTAAGGCCGACACATGA
- a CDS encoding HAD-IIB family hydrolase: MQALAAMPLTVAAAVRVVLTDIDDTLTTEGRLPADAYAALERLEAAGIQVVPITGRPAGWCDHIARMWPVRAVVGENGAFYYAYDRQARRMTTHYWTDAASRQASRKRLDAIRDRVLAEVPGCAVASDQDYRVADLAIDFCEDVPALPDSAVSKIVQIFQDAGAQAKVSSIHVNGWFGDYDKLTMTRTMFQREFGQDVADALDSTLFIGDSPNDEPMFAYFPISVGVANIQAQLHRLKDRPAFVAAYHGGAGFVEMANRLLAARQQPQAAPSSPARLA, translated from the coding sequence ATGCAAGCCCTTGCGGCCATGCCTTTGACCGTGGCGGCGGCGGTTCGCGTCGTCCTGACCGACATCGACGACACGCTGACCACCGAAGGCCGCCTGCCGGCCGACGCCTACGCCGCGCTGGAACGCCTGGAGGCGGCTGGTATCCAGGTAGTGCCCATCACCGGCCGCCCGGCCGGCTGGTGTGACCATATCGCGCGCATGTGGCCGGTGCGCGCCGTGGTGGGGGAAAACGGCGCGTTCTACTACGCGTATGACCGCCAGGCCCGCCGCATGACGACCCATTACTGGACGGACGCCGCCTCGCGCCAGGCCAGCCGCAAGCGCCTGGATGCCATCCGCGACCGCGTGCTGGCCGAGGTGCCGGGCTGCGCGGTGGCCAGCGACCAGGACTACCGCGTGGCCGACCTGGCCATCGATTTCTGCGAAGACGTGCCCGCCCTGCCCGATTCGGCCGTCAGCAAGATCGTCCAGATCTTCCAGGACGCCGGGGCGCAGGCCAAGGTCAGCTCAATCCACGTGAACGGCTGGTTTGGCGACTACGACAAGCTGACCATGACGCGCACGATGTTCCAGCGGGAATTCGGCCAGGACGTGGCCGACGCGCTGGACAGCACGCTGTTCATCGGCGATTCGCCCAACGACGAGCCGATGTTCGCGTACTTTCCGATTTCGGTGGGCGTGGCGAACATCCAGGCGCAATTGCACCGCTTGAAGGACCGCCCCGCGTTCGTGGCCGCCTATCACGGCGGCGCCGGGTTCGTCGAAATGGCCAACCGACTGTTGGCGGCGCGCCAGCAACCGCAGGCCGCGCCATCATCCCCAGCCCGATTGGCATAA
- a CDS encoding IclR family transcriptional regulator: protein MATSKTPAAPANDGRRSIQSIEVGVPLLSALVDAGKPLTLRDLAAGAGMTSAKAHPYLVSFIRVGLVQQDAVTGQYELGPFALQMGLVSLQRLDPVRIAMPEIAKLQSDIGHTLGIAVLGSHGPTMIHMTEASYPVHVNMRKGTVMSMLHTATGLVFAAWLPPKVSDHYIAREEGDTAVIASVPPPRKASRANIEAQLADIRVHGMARALGNPLPGVDALSVPVFDNTGNIVLALTSLGPTGLFDVSWDGTIAKPLLACAHEISRKLGYRG from the coding sequence GTGGCCACCTCCAAGACCCCCGCCGCGCCCGCCAATGATGGCCGCCGCAGCATCCAGTCCATCGAAGTGGGCGTGCCGTTGTTGTCCGCCCTGGTCGACGCCGGCAAGCCGCTGACCCTGCGCGACCTGGCGGCGGGCGCCGGCATGACGTCCGCCAAGGCGCACCCCTATCTGGTCAGCTTCATCCGCGTGGGGCTGGTGCAGCAGGATGCCGTTACCGGCCAGTACGAGCTTGGCCCCTTCGCCTTGCAGATGGGGCTGGTCAGCCTGCAACGGCTGGACCCGGTGCGCATCGCCATGCCGGAGATCGCCAAGCTGCAATCGGACATCGGCCACACGCTGGGTATCGCCGTGCTGGGCTCGCACGGCCCCACGATGATCCACATGACCGAAGCCAGCTACCCGGTGCACGTGAACATGCGCAAGGGCACGGTGATGTCCATGCTGCACACCGCCACGGGGCTGGTGTTCGCGGCGTGGCTGCCGCCCAAGGTCAGCGACCACTACATCGCGCGCGAAGAAGGCGACACCGCCGTCATCGCCAGCGTGCCGCCGCCGCGCAAGGCGTCGCGCGCCAATATCGAAGCCCAGCTGGCCGACATCCGCGTGCACGGCATGGCGCGCGCGCTGGGCAACCCGCTGCCGGGCGTGGATGCGCTGTCGGTGCCGGTGTTCGACAACACCGGCAACATCGTGCTGGCACTGACCAGCCTGGGCCCGACGGGGCTGTTCGATGTGTCGTGGGACGGCACGATTGCCAAACCGCTTCTGGCCTGCGCGCACGAGATCTCGCGCAAGCTGGGCTATCGGGGCTGA
- the phnD gene encoding phosphate/phosphite/phosphonate ABC transporter substrate-binding protein: MHAMRLMQAAALAAFAVGGSAANAADTCSNRGDLDQMYCDANKDLVADTPSDASKLKTPSTLVFTYTPVEDPAVYEDIFKPFTKHLSECTGKRVVFYQVQSNAAEIEAMRSGRLHVGGFSTGPTAFAVNIAGAVPFAVKGYADGFQGYNLIVIVKKDSPYQKLTDLKGKKLAHTAPSSNSGHMAPVALFPKEGLTPDKDYKVIFSGKHDQSVMGVNSGDYDAAAVASDVFKRMVERGQVKEADFRVIYRSEKFPTSSFAYAHDLEPKFRDQMLKCFYDYRFPAEMSKAFDGADRFYPVTYQKDWAIVRQVAESGGESFNRAAYDRESAKSKK, translated from the coding sequence ATGCACGCGATGCGTCTAATGCAAGCGGCCGCCCTGGCCGCGTTCGCCGTTGGCGGTTCGGCCGCCAACGCCGCCGATACCTGCTCGAACCGTGGCGATCTGGACCAGATGTACTGCGACGCCAACAAGGATCTGGTGGCGGACACACCCTCCGACGCCTCCAAGCTGAAGACACCGTCGACCCTGGTGTTCACCTACACCCCCGTGGAAGACCCGGCGGTGTACGAAGACATTTTCAAGCCCTTCACCAAGCACCTGTCCGAATGCACGGGCAAGCGCGTTGTGTTCTATCAGGTGCAAAGCAACGCCGCTGAAATCGAAGCCATGCGCTCGGGTCGCCTGCACGTGGGCGGCTTTTCGACCGGCCCCACCGCCTTCGCCGTGAACATTGCCGGCGCGGTGCCGTTTGCCGTCAAAGGCTATGCCGACGGCTTCCAGGGCTACAACCTGATCGTCATCGTCAAAAAAGACAGCCCCTACCAGAAGCTGACGGACCTGAAGGGCAAGAAGCTGGCTCACACCGCGCCGTCGTCGAACTCGGGCCACATGGCGCCCGTGGCCCTGTTTCCCAAGGAAGGCCTGACCCCGGACAAGGATTACAAGGTGATCTTCTCGGGCAAGCACGACCAGTCCGTCATGGGCGTCAATTCCGGCGACTACGACGCCGCCGCCGTGGCGTCGGACGTGTTCAAGCGCATGGTTGAACGCGGCCAGGTCAAGGAAGCCGACTTCCGCGTCATCTACCGTAGCGAAAAATTCCCGACTTCGTCGTTCGCCTACGCGCATGACCTGGAGCCCAAATTCCGCGACCAGATGCTCAAGTGCTTCTACGACTACCGCTTCCCCGCGGAAATGTCCAAGGCCTTCGATGGCGCCGACCGCTTCTATCCGGTGACCTACCAGAAGGACTGGGCCATCGTCCGCCAGGTGGCTGAATCGGGTGGCGAAAGCTTCAACCGCGCCGCCTACGACCGCGAATCCGCCAAGAGCAAGAAGTAA